The following are from one region of the Rosettibacter firmus genome:
- a CDS encoding lamin tail domain-containing protein — protein sequence MKGISFLFLLFLPVYILSQSDSPLKFSEVMFYPSEQNGEFVEIFNTSLTDTIDLTGYKFKYYTSSNNNIVPFIGGTKLAPQKFAVILQGNYDFNNGIYKSLIPTDVIILKISSNNFGSSGMANTTSRTINLINPAGQIVDSYTYSADNSSGISDEKIILNKDNSSNWQNSLRINGTPGFKNSVSPADYDLQIKFHKIEPLIPRAEDSLKITFIVLNKGRLVANNFSVNIFNDINYDSTEQAEENIFYQDFTELYSGDSLVIQKSIYVEVPTNYLFIASVNFLNDEVFTNNRAIANVTVLEKLALYNDIVINEIMYAPQNDEPEWIELYNRSNRKINLKNWKVGDNSTLTNISNNECLIQPGEYLILTRDSSIINFYSSVQRLILCSLPTLNNNGDVVVIKDIYNNAIDSVRYFPDWGGSGGKSLERKSVDLLSNEKNNWGTSVSKYRATPCKINSISEKDYDLSVISFLSKSNYAEVDKKLELNVIIKNNGRKVAENFEVELYKDLNLNGVVDEVLYDKTIITNLINNQEVQVTFLVNDVVYGNNQFILHINFANDEFDENNYKIFSINGVIINEEKNDLVVNEIMYAPISPEPEWIEIYNRSNKLINLKGYKVGDKTNSNVIIKEDKIIKPNEFYVVAKDSIITSLYDNIDNLIISNFPVLNNNEGVIVITDSLNRVIDSVSYKSNWGGKGGKSLERIDAELSSLDSSNWKSPINLKGTPGKKNSVTPFNYDIQILCDNVEQINSTVDDTTVLKFIIYNKGKNIANNFVLLLYEDVNCTSLINEMYLINRYEYAYLSPGDSMIFYFKTKEYNVGEKCLIAKVIFDEDEYDSNNIVYLKYNIQEKPPEYNDVVINEIMFAPDNDEPEWIELFNRSNRIINLKNWKVGDSITLSEITTNDYQLEPKEYLIISRESSINNFYSGIDNLLIANLPVFNNNGDNVVVKDSNYRTIDSMKYYSSWGTKSGISLERVNTDSSSISKNNWKNSISNFQATPGKINSVSPKNYDVEINFFGSITNFVELGENATLKCIVKNTGNQKAENVELLLFKDENKNGILDESYLDKKIIEIEPHNFIDIEFSVSKITEGNNNFILRANYSQDEYLENNIAYCMINGVIINVEKYDIVINEIMYAPDSPEPEWIELYNRSNKLINLMGYKIGNSKTKSIITNQELIFRPDSYIVVSRDSSIFSIYPEIQNVVVCSFPLLNNYADVIIISDSLNRTIDSVYYKSLWGDGNGNSLERIDYEKSSTDSTNWKSAFNRSTPCSINSVSKRNYDLAIINYDLEPAVPSINDNIKLILYVKNYGRYSADGILKIFKSESNLLIKQLTLPSIQADSSTAVIVDDVVTDFISKIKLEVTLENNLDDVLSNNTLDINIYPKYSPNSILINEIMYYPENGEPEWIEIFNASDYDIDLEGWSIKDVLKSSVQTKIKNGVITRKSFAVISKDSSIINYHKNIPSSLIVNPFANLNNDEDGVVIKDFYGFTIDSVYYDKSYGGLYGKSLERKSLSVSSIEKNNWGSSSDLELSTPGRINSIYRKVYDLILKNIFVEPQNPYAGEKVNIITRIFNNSLISALNFSVKIYYWNKNQYEFFDELSGNNLLPNDSLDLKSDKKLELSNDVKIFCKIIFNEDEDTLNNFLEKQIRIQSFPRSVMINEIMYNPFDDESEWIEIVNVSDASINLKEWMIADIFPEKTKSVITNKDDYLLPNEYAIITNDTSKFAFKIQAKIYQAKFGALNNSGDGIVIYDYNGRTIDSVFYNSNWGNQKGYSLERKSFSASTDSTNWFLSISKSGATPGLENSVIKILSYEKNSIVINEIMYEPGESNSEFIELFNTTDDTVQIGGMKLYVNNNKLNLVSHYFKLIPGAFFVVANDSSIFVNYELKDYENVFINKSLSLPNTGAKIILKDFYGAIIDSLNYMPDWHNRNFISVKNKSLERINPYLNSDDNTNWSTSVSNEGATPLKKNSLFTEILNNKSKVTIYPNPFSPDNDGYEDFTIINFDLPYKISQARIRLFDSQGRLVRTIKYNMPSASHNSFIYDGLDDSGRPLRVGIYVLLIEIISDNGVTEVIKTPLVIARKL from the coding sequence ATGAAAGGTATCTCTTTTTTATTTTTATTATTCCTGCCAGTATATATTTTATCTCAAAGCGATTCACCTTTAAAATTTAGCGAAGTGATGTTTTATCCTTCAGAACAAAATGGCGAGTTTGTAGAAATTTTTAACACATCGTTAACAGATACTATTGATCTTACTGGTTACAAATTCAAATACTATACTTCTTCAAATAATAATATTGTACCATTTATTGGTGGGACAAAATTAGCACCACAAAAATTTGCAGTAATTCTGCAAGGAAATTATGATTTCAATAATGGAATTTATAAATCATTAATTCCTACTGATGTAATTATATTGAAAATTAGTTCTAATAATTTTGGCTCTTCTGGAATGGCTAATACAACCAGCAGAACAATTAATTTAATTAATCCAGCAGGACAAATAGTTGATAGTTACACTTACTCTGCGGATAATTCTTCTGGTATTTCAGATGAAAAAATTATTTTGAATAAAGACAATTCTTCAAACTGGCAAAATTCACTTAGAATTAATGGAACACCTGGTTTTAAAAATTCAGTATCGCCAGCAGATTATGACTTACAAATTAAATTTCACAAAATTGAACCACTGATTCCACGAGCAGAAGATTCATTAAAAATTACTTTTATAGTTTTGAATAAAGGTAGATTAGTTGCCAACAATTTTTCAGTCAATATTTTTAATGATATTAATTATGATTCTACAGAACAAGCAGAAGAAAATATTTTTTATCAAGACTTTACTGAATTATACAGCGGAGATTCTCTTGTAATTCAAAAATCGATTTATGTAGAAGTCCCAACCAATTACTTATTTATAGCAAGTGTAAATTTTTTGAACGATGAAGTTTTCACAAATAATAGAGCAATTGCCAATGTAACAGTCTTAGAAAAATTAGCTTTGTATAATGATATTGTTATTAACGAAATTATGTATGCACCACAAAATGATGAACCTGAATGGATTGAACTTTATAATCGTTCTAATAGAAAAATAAATTTGAAAAACTGGAAAGTAGGTGATAATTCAACTCTGACAAATATTTCAAATAATGAATGTTTAATCCAACCAGGAGAGTATTTAATTCTTACAAGAGATTCATCTATAATTAATTTTTATTCATCTGTCCAAAGATTAATATTATGTTCTCTTCCTACATTGAATAATAATGGAGATGTAGTTGTTATTAAAGATATTTATAATAACGCAATTGATAGTGTAAGATATTTTCCAGATTGGGGAGGAAGTGGTGGAAAATCTCTTGAAAGAAAAAGTGTTGATTTACTGAGTAATGAAAAAAATAACTGGGGAACTTCCGTAAGCAAATACAGAGCTACTCCTTGCAAAATAAATTCTATTTCCGAAAAGGATTATGATTTAAGTGTTATATCTTTTCTATCTAAATCGAACTATGCTGAAGTTGATAAAAAATTAGAATTGAATGTAATTATTAAAAATAATGGAAGAAAAGTAGCAGAAAATTTTGAAGTGGAATTATACAAAGACTTAAATCTGAATGGTGTAGTTGATGAAGTTTTATATGATAAAACAATAATAACCAATTTAATTAATAATCAGGAAGTTCAGGTTACTTTTTTAGTTAATGATGTTGTTTATGGAAATAACCAGTTTATCTTGCATATAAATTTTGCTAACGATGAATTTGATGAGAATAATTATAAAATATTTAGTATAAATGGTGTAATAATAAATGAAGAAAAAAATGATTTGGTCGTAAATGAAATAATGTATGCTCCAATATCACCTGAACCAGAATGGATCGAAATTTATAATAGAAGTAATAAACTAATTAATCTTAAAGGCTATAAAGTTGGAGATAAAACAAATAGTAATGTAATTATTAAAGAAGATAAAATTATAAAGCCGAATGAATTTTATGTTGTAGCTAAAGATTCAATAATAACTTCGCTTTATGATAATATCGATAATTTAATTATAAGTAACTTCCCTGTTTTGAATAATAACGAAGGTGTCATTGTAATAACCGATTCCTTAAATAGAGTTATTGACTCTGTAAGTTATAAATCAAATTGGGGAGGAAAGGGAGGCAAATCGCTCGAAAGAATAGATGCGGAATTATCATCACTTGATTCTTCTAATTGGAAAAGTCCTATCAACTTAAAAGGAACACCAGGCAAAAAGAATTCTGTAACTCCATTTAATTATGATATTCAGATTTTGTGTGATAATGTAGAACAGATTAATTCAACAGTAGATGATACAACAGTTCTAAAATTTATTATTTATAACAAGGGAAAAAATATTGCAAATAATTTTGTGCTTCTCTTATATGAAGATGTCAATTGCACTTCATTGATTAACGAAATGTATTTAATTAATAGATATGAGTATGCATACTTAAGTCCAGGTGATTCAATGATCTTTTATTTTAAAACAAAAGAATATAATGTTGGAGAAAAATGTTTAATAGCAAAAGTGATTTTTGATGAAGATGAATATGATTCAAATAATATTGTTTACTTGAAATACAATATTCAGGAAAAACCACCAGAGTATAATGATGTTGTTATTAATGAGATAATGTTTGCTCCTGATAATGATGAACCAGAATGGATTGAATTATTTAATAGATCAAATAGAATAATAAACTTGAAAAATTGGAAAGTTGGAGATAGTATTACTCTTTCTGAAATTACTACAAATGATTATCAGCTTGAACCTAAAGAGTATCTGATTATAAGCAGAGAGTCATCGATAAACAATTTTTATTCAGGCATAGATAATTTGTTGATTGCTAATTTACCAGTATTTAATAATAATGGAGATAATGTTGTAGTAAAAGATTCAAATTATAGAACTATAGATAGTATGAAATATTATTCAAGCTGGGGAACTAAGAGTGGAATTTCTCTTGAAAGAGTAAACACCGATTCCAGCAGTATATCTAAAAACAACTGGAAGAACTCTATAAGCAATTTTCAAGCAACTCCTGGAAAAATAAATTCGGTATCACCTAAGAATTATGATGTTGAGATTAACTTTTTTGGTAGCATAACTAATTTTGTAGAGCTTGGGGAAAATGCAACATTAAAGTGTATAGTTAAAAATACTGGAAATCAAAAAGCAGAAAATGTTGAATTATTATTGTTCAAAGATGAAAATAAGAATGGAATTTTAGATGAAAGTTATTTAGATAAAAAAATAATAGAAATTGAACCGCATAATTTTATAGATATAGAATTTAGTGTGAGTAAAATTACAGAAGGGAACAATAATTTTATTTTGAGAGCAAATTATTCTCAGGATGAATACCTGGAGAATAACATTGCATATTGTATGATTAATGGAGTTATAATAAATGTTGAAAAATATGATATTGTTATTAACGAAATAATGTATGCTCCAGATTCCCCAGAACCAGAATGGATTGAGCTCTATAATAGAAGTAATAAGTTGATTAATTTAATGGGATATAAAATTGGTAATAGCAAAACAAAAAGTATTATTACAAACCAAGAATTAATCTTTAGACCTGATAGTTATATTGTAGTTTCAAGGGACTCGAGCATATTTTCAATTTATCCAGAAATTCAAAACGTAGTAGTCTGTTCATTCCCATTATTAAATAATTATGCAGATGTGATAATTATAAGTGATTCATTAAATAGAACAATTGATTCTGTCTACTACAAATCTCTCTGGGGCGATGGAAACGGAAATTCACTTGAAAGAATTGATTATGAAAAATCAAGCACGGATTCAACTAACTGGAAAAGTGCATTCAATAGAAGTACTCCCTGTTCTATTAATTCAGTTTCTAAAAGAAATTATGATCTTGCAATTATTAATTATGATTTAGAACCTGCAGTGCCATCAATCAATGATAATATAAAATTAATTTTATATGTAAAAAATTATGGTAGATATTCAGCAGATGGGATTTTGAAAATATTTAAATCAGAAAGTAATTTATTAATTAAACAGCTAACTCTTCCTTCCATACAGGCAGATAGTAGCACTGCGGTGATTGTTGATGATGTTGTAACTGACTTTATTTCGAAGATTAAATTAGAAGTTACATTAGAAAATAATTTAGATGATGTTTTATCAAACAATACTCTTGATATAAATATTTATCCTAAATATTCTCCCAATTCGATATTAATAAATGAAATAATGTATTATCCAGAAAATGGAGAACCAGAATGGATAGAAATTTTTAATGCTTCCGATTATGATATTGATTTAGAAGGATGGTCTATAAAAGATGTTTTAAAAAGCTCTGTCCAAACAAAAATTAAAAATGGAGTTATTACCAGGAAATCATTTGCTGTAATTTCAAAAGATTCTTCTATTATAAATTATCATAAGAATATTCCTTCCAGTTTAATTGTAAATCCATTTGCGAATTTAAATAATGATGAAGATGGTGTTGTTATAAAAGATTTTTATGGATTTACTATTGATTCAGTTTATTATGATAAAAGTTATGGCGGTTTATATGGAAAATCATTAGAACGAAAATCTCTTTCAGTATCGTCAATAGAAAAAAATAATTGGGGCTCGTCAAGTGATCTGGAATTAAGTACACCTGGCAGAATAAATAGCATATATAGAAAAGTTTACGATTTGATATTGAAAAACATTTTTGTTGAACCACAAAATCCTTATGCTGGTGAAAAAGTTAATATAATTACAAGGATATTTAATAATTCTTTGATCTCTGCCTTAAATTTTAGTGTGAAAATTTATTACTGGAATAAAAACCAGTATGAATTTTTTGATGAATTATCTGGTAACAATTTATTGCCAAACGACTCACTTGATTTAAAGTCTGATAAGAAATTAGAATTATCAAATGATGTAAAGATATTTTGCAAAATAATATTTAATGAAGATGAAGATACACTGAACAATTTTTTAGAAAAGCAAATTAGAATACAAAGCTTTCCCAGATCAGTTATGATAAATGAAATTATGTATAATCCTTTTGATGACGAATCTGAATGGATTGAAATTGTGAATGTTTCTGATGCCTCAATAAACTTAAAAGAATGGATGATTGCAGATATATTTCCTGAAAAAACAAAATCTGTAATTACAAACAAAGATGATTATTTATTGCCTAATGAATATGCTATCATAACAAATGATACATCAAAATTTGCATTTAAAATACAGGCAAAAATTTATCAAGCTAAATTTGGTGCTTTAAATAATTCTGGGGATGGAATTGTAATTTATGATTATAATGGCAGAACTATTGATAGTGTGTTTTATAATTCTAATTGGGGAAATCAAAAAGGATATTCGCTCGAACGAAAATCTTTTTCTGCTTCTACAGATAGTACAAATTGGTTTTTATCGATAAGTAAAAGTGGAGCTACTCCTGGATTGGAAAACTCAGTTATAAAAATTTTGTCCTATGAAAAGAATTCTATAGTTATTAACGAAATAATGTATGAACCAGGTGAGAGCAATTCAGAATTTATTGAATTATTTAATACTACAGATGATACGGTTCAAATTGGTGGAATGAAATTATATGTTAATAACAATAAATTGAATTTAGTCTCACACTATTTCAAACTTATTCCTGGAGCTTTTTTTGTTGTTGCAAACGATTCATCAATATTTGTGAATTATGAATTAAAAGATTATGAAAATGTTTTCATAAATAAATCTTTATCATTACCTAATACTGGGGCTAAAATAATATTAAAAGATTTTTATGGAGCTATAATTGATTCTTTAAATTATATGCCTGACTGGCATAATCGAAATTTTATTTCTGTAAAAAATAAATCGCTTGAAAGAATCAATCCCTATCTTAATTCAGATGACAATACTAATTGGAGTACATCGGTCTCGAATGAAGGTGCTACACCACTAAAAAAGAATTCACTTTTTACAGAGATTCTGAATAATAAATCAAAAGTTACAATTTATCCCAATCCCTTTTCACCTGATAATGATGGTTACGAAGATTTTACGATAATTAATTTTGATTTGCCTTATAAAATATCTCAGGCAAGAATTCGGTTATTTGATAGTCAGGGAAGATTGGTTAGAACAATAAAATATAATATGCCTTCTGCATCTCATAATTCTTTTATTTATGATGGTCTTGATGATTCAGGGAGACCATTGAGAGTCGGCATTTATGTTTTGTTGATTGAAATAATTAGTGATAATGGAGTAACAGAAGTTATAAAAACACCATTAGTCATAGCAAGGAAATTATAA
- a CDS encoding glutamate synthase subunit beta encodes MAKVTGFLEYERENPSKLPVQERIKNFREFEIPLPEDKVVLQAARCMDCSIPYCHSYGCPCNNRIPDWNDMVYKNHWKRALDLLHSTINFPEFTGRVCPAPCEHACTLSINQKPVSIKHIELQIVEKGWREGWIKPQVAPFKTGKRIAVIGSGPAGLAAAQQLARKGHDVIVFEKSDRIGGILRYGIPDFKLEKWIIDRRLEQMKAEGVVFETGVNVGVDISANYLNRTFDAIVIAAGATIPRDLNIPGRELNGIYFAMDYLTQQNKINAGDYIPEDKIISAKDKHVVVIGGGDTGSDCVGTARRQGAKSIVQVEILPKPPETRTPYNLWPTWPKILFTSTSHEEGCERLWSLSAKCFEGENGNVKEITFSELKWTEPDKYGRASFEEIPNSNIKIKADLVLLAMGFLHVEHGSLVKDLNLKTDNRGNIVVDNNYQTSVKKFFATGDSIIGASLVVRAISYGRKVADAVDNYLRNI; translated from the coding sequence ATGGCTAAGGTAACAGGATTTTTAGAATACGAAAGAGAAAATCCATCAAAATTACCTGTTCAGGAAAGAATAAAAAATTTCCGTGAATTTGAAATTCCTTTGCCAGAAGATAAAGTAGTTTTACAAGCTGCAAGATGTATGGATTGTAGTATACCTTATTGTCATTCTTATGGATGTCCATGTAATAATAGAATTCCTGACTGGAATGATATGGTTTATAAGAACCACTGGAAAAGGGCATTAGATTTACTTCATTCTACTATAAATTTCCCTGAATTTACTGGAAGAGTATGTCCTGCTCCATGTGAACATGCCTGTACATTATCAATAAATCAAAAACCAGTATCAATTAAACATATTGAATTACAAATTGTGGAAAAAGGATGGCGAGAAGGATGGATTAAACCTCAAGTAGCTCCTTTTAAAACAGGTAAAAGAATTGCAGTAATTGGTTCTGGTCCGGCTGGACTTGCAGCTGCTCAACAACTGGCACGAAAAGGTCATGATGTCATTGTTTTTGAAAAAAGCGATAGAATAGGAGGTATTTTAAGATATGGAATTCCAGACTTTAAATTAGAAAAATGGATTATTGATCGAAGACTTGAACAAATGAAAGCTGAAGGTGTTGTCTTCGAAACTGGAGTTAATGTTGGCGTCGATATTTCAGCTAATTACTTAAACCGTACTTTTGATGCTATAGTTATTGCAGCAGGTGCAACCATTCCAAGAGATTTAAATATACCTGGTAGAGAATTAAATGGAATTTATTTTGCAATGGATTACTTAACTCAGCAAAATAAAATTAATGCAGGAGATTATATCCCTGAGGATAAAATTATAAGTGCTAAAGATAAACATGTTGTTGTTATTGGCGGTGGTGATACAGGTTCGGATTGCGTTGGTACTGCAAGAAGACAGGGAGCAAAAAGTATTGTACAGGTGGAAATTTTACCTAAACCACCTGAAACAAGAACTCCTTATAATTTATGGCCAACATGGCCTAAAATTCTGTTTACTTCTACTTCTCACGAAGAAGGATGTGAAAGATTGTGGTCTCTATCTGCAAAATGTTTTGAAGGCGAAAATGGAAATGTAAAAGAAATAACCTTTAGCGAACTTAAGTGGACTGAACCCGATAAATATGGTAGAGCTAGTTTCGAAGAAATACCAAATTCGAATATAAAAATTAAAGCAGACCTTGTTTTACTCGCTATGGGATTTTTGCATGTTGAACATGGAAGTCTTGTAAAAGATCTAAATTTAAAAACTGATAACCGTGGTAATATTGTAGTGGACAACAACTATCAAACTTCTGTAAAGAAATTTTTTGCTACTGGAGATTCTATCATTGGAGCTTCGCTTGTTGTTAGAGCTATAAGTTATGGTAGAAAAGTAGCAGATGCAGTTGATAATTATTTACGAAATATCTAA